One window of Medicago truncatula cultivar Jemalong A17 chromosome 2, MtrunA17r5.0-ANR, whole genome shotgun sequence genomic DNA carries:
- the LOC11406193 gene encoding cysteine-rich and transmembrane domain-containing protein WIH2 codes for MSHFNNQQQTPVSYPPQAYSSAPYVTAPPPMGYPSKDGSQGYPQQKISDQTTSRGDGFWKGCCAAICCCCALDICF; via the coding sequence ATGAGTCACTTTAACAATCAGCAACAAACCCCAGTATCATATCCACCACAGGCTTATTCTTCAGCTCCATATGTAACTGCCCCACCACCTATGGGTTATCCTTCCAAGGATGGCTCTCAAGGGTACCCTCAACAAAAGATTTCAGACCAAACTACTAGCAGGGGTGATGGTTTCTGGAAGGGATGTTGTGCTGCTATATGTTGCTGCTGTGCCCTTGATATATGCTTTTAA
- the LOC11405676 gene encoding eukaryotic translation initiation factor 2 subunit 3: protein MARRGLMEQDLSTLDVNKLHPLSPEVISRQATINIGTIGHVAHGKSTVVKAISGVQTVRFKNELERNITIKLGYANAKIYKCEDERCPRPMSYKAYGSGKEDSPMCDVPGFENSKMKLLRHVSFVDCPGHDILMATMLNGAAIMDGALLLIAANESCPQPQTSEHLAAVEIMRLQHIIILQNKVDLIQENVAINQHEAIQKFIQGTVADSAPVVPISAQLKYNIDVVCEYIVKKIPIPERNFISPPNMIVIRSFDVNKPGYEVDEIKGGVAGGSILRGVLKVNQFIEVRPGIVVKDESGNIRCTPIYSRIVSLFAEQNELQFAVPGGLIGVGTTMDPTLTRADRLVGQVLGEVGSLPDVFVELEVNFFLLRRLLGVRTKGSERQGKVSKLTKSEILMLNIGSMSTGAKVTAVKNDLAKLQLTSPVCTSKGEKIALSRRVEKHWRLIGWGQIQAGITLDVPPAPLLS from the exons ATGGCTCGGAGAGGGTTGATGGAACAAGACCTGAGTACGTTGGATGTCAACAAATTGCATCCGCTATCTCCTGAAGTCATATCTCGCCAGGCTACGATCAATATTG GCACCATAGGTCATGTGGCACATGGAAAGTCAACGGTTGTGAAAGCAATATCAGGTGTTCAG ACTGTTCGATTTAAAAATGAGTTGGAACGTAACATTACAATTAAGCTTGGCTATGCGAATGCAAAAATATACAAGTGTGAAGATGAACGGTGTCCAAGGCCTATGTCCTACAA GGCCTATGGAAGTGGAAAGGAAGATAGTCCTATGTGTGATGTACCTGGGTTTGAAAATTCCAAGATGAAATTGCTGAGACATGTTTCTTTTGTTGATTGCCCG GGACACGATATTCTCATGGCTACTATGCTTAATGGTGCCGCAATCATGGATGGAGCTTTGCTACTCATTGCAGCTAATGAAAGTTGCCCTCAACCACAAACGTCTGAGCATTTAGCTGCTGTGGAAATTATGCGTCTACAACACATAATAATCCTTCAGAACAAGGTAGACTTGATTCAAGAAAATGTGGCTATCAACCAGCATGAAGCAATTCAGAAGTTTATACAA GGAACTGTTGCTGATAGTGCACCAGTAGTACCTATTTCAGCACAATTGAAGTATAATATTGATGTTGTGTGTGAGTACATCGTGAAAAAGATCCCAATTCCTGAACGGAACTTCATTTCTCCACCTAATATGATAGTAATTCGGTCATTTGATGTCAATAAACCTGGTTATGAGGTTGATGAAATAAAAGGAGGTGTAGCTGGTGGAAGTATTCTGAGG GGTGTTTTAAAGGTCAACCAATTCATCGAAGTTCGACCTGGAATAGTTGTTAAAGACGAGAGTGGAAATATCCGATGCACACCAATCTACTCCAGAATTGTTTCACTATTTGCTGAACAAAATGAGCTTCAATTTGCAGTTCCTGGAGGCCTAATTGGTGTTGGAACAACAATGGATCCCACTTTGACACGTGCTGACAGGTTGGTAGGGCAAGTTCTTGGAGAGGTTGGATCACTGCCTGATGTTTTTGTGGAACTTGAG GTAAACTTTTTCTTGCTTCGACGGCTTCTTGGTGTCCGGACTAAAGGTTCTGAGAGACAAGGAAAGGTCTCAAAGCTGACGAAATCAGAAATTCTAATGTTGAACATAGGATCAATGTCAACAGGTGCCAAAGTTACCGCTGTGAAGAATGACTTGGCAAAGTTGCAACTTACTTCCCCTGTGTGCACCAGCAAGGGTGAGAAGATTGCTCTTAGTAGACGCGTTGAGAAGCATTGGCGTCTCATTGGTTGGGGCCAAATCCAAGCTGGTATCACCCTTGATGTCCCTCCTGCCCCCCTTCTGAGTTGA